In the genome of Haloarcula sp. CBA1129, one region contains:
- a CDS encoding NADH-ubiquinone oxidoreductase-F iron-sulfur binding region domain-containing protein translates to MTQETTALAHPTVVRVSTDGQSQRGDRVRSAARTAAGSVPVVRTGPTGITAATPLVMVTSGGRTAFYGDPSPSTVREAVTELEDGTVPTADADTVVEHDPETASIPVPEHGPLSVGRRDVLGPCGWIAPLEPADWSFVSTEPTADVTAGAELLGRGRGDAAADKPVADAWETASSTDGDPVVVCNANNASGLPTGDETLLSGAPMAVLDGIAAVAEYVDAEDAVVYVNESETALQADLREAIDAAADTLPVVPQLVAGPDEFRAGEPTAALEALEGADRIEPRLQPPSPAKHGLYGRPTVIHTPRTFAQVQRAIAEPDSVDADAADPGTRIVTVAGDVADRATVELGSSASLSAASEGVEMDGSFKMACVGGVLGGITRSLDVAPTAQSLRAAGLGTDGVVELFDTDRCAVETVGKRARFASMENSGRCVPGREGTKQLAELLREIYDGSFESDKIRELGRVMRQSSNCQIGAHAPRPVTTAIDEFEPEFRAHTDGHCPSGTCTEKL, encoded by the coding sequence ATGACACAGGAAACCACGGCCCTCGCTCATCCGACCGTCGTCCGGGTGTCAACGGACGGGCAGTCACAGCGCGGGGACCGGGTCCGCTCCGCGGCGCGGACAGCGGCGGGTTCGGTGCCGGTCGTCCGGACGGGACCGACAGGCATCACAGCGGCCACGCCGCTGGTGATGGTCACGAGTGGCGGACGGACAGCCTTCTACGGTGACCCGTCACCGTCGACCGTCCGCGAAGCGGTCACGGAGTTAGAAGACGGAACAGTACCGACAGCCGACGCGGACACCGTCGTCGAGCACGACCCGGAAACGGCGTCCATTCCCGTCCCGGAACACGGCCCGCTCTCGGTCGGCCGTCGCGACGTGCTGGGCCCCTGTGGCTGGATCGCGCCGCTGGAACCAGCCGACTGGTCGTTCGTCTCAACCGAGCCGACTGCCGATGTCACTGCGGGGGCCGAGCTGCTGGGGCGCGGCCGCGGGGACGCTGCCGCTGACAAACCGGTCGCTGATGCGTGGGAAACGGCCAGCTCGACCGACGGCGACCCGGTAGTCGTCTGTAACGCCAACAACGCCAGTGGTCTCCCGACGGGCGACGAAACGCTGCTGTCCGGGGCACCGATGGCAGTTCTGGACGGCATCGCGGCGGTGGCCGAGTACGTGGACGCCGAGGACGCCGTCGTCTACGTCAACGAGTCGGAGACGGCCTTGCAGGCGGACCTCCGGGAGGCAATCGACGCAGCCGCCGACACCCTGCCCGTCGTTCCACAACTGGTGGCCGGCCCGGACGAGTTCCGCGCCGGCGAACCGACGGCGGCACTCGAAGCGTTGGAAGGGGCCGACCGCATCGAACCGCGGCTCCAGCCGCCCTCGCCGGCCAAGCACGGCCTCTACGGCCGCCCGACAGTCATCCATACCCCGCGGACGTTCGCGCAGGTCCAGCGGGCCATCGCCGAGCCCGATAGTGTCGACGCCGACGCCGCGGACCCCGGAACCCGAATCGTCACTGTCGCCGGCGACGTTGCCGACCGGGCGACAGTCGAACTCGGGTCAAGCGCCAGCCTCTCGGCGGCCAGCGAGGGAGTCGAGATGGACGGTTCGTTCAAAATGGCCTGTGTCGGCGGCGTCCTCGGCGGCATCACTCGGAGCCTCGACGTCGCGCCGACCGCCCAGTCGCTTCGGGCTGCCGGTCTCGGAACCGACGGCGTCGTCGAACTGTTCGACACCGACCGCTGTGCCGTCGAGACGGTCGGCAAACGGGCCCGGTTCGCGTCGATGGAGAACAGCGGCCGCTGTGTCCCCGGTCGCGAGGGAACGAAGCAGCTCGCCGAACTGCTGCGCGAGATATATGACGGCTCGTTCGAAAGCGACAAGATACGCGAACTCGGCCGTGTGATGCGCCAGTCGAGCAACTGCCAGATCGGCGCGCACGCGCCGCGGCCGGTGACCACCGCCATCGACGAGTTCGAACCCGAGTTCCGCGCCCACACAGACGGCCACTGTCCCAGCGGCACCTGCACGGAGAAACTATGA
- the fdhF gene encoding formate dehydrogenase subunit alpha — MSTDKSIPRVPDLHDPQPETPVTREFETGTANDPDVGTDADEPTSLTVDGEPVTVDPGSTIIDALQDLDDDIVSVDPGAEGVEDDADVPALCYYDRDGDCSDEVGPRSECRTCMVETEQHGLVPSCSFPAEDGLTVSTDTPDAEEARSVNLDLVLSNHNLRCTTCNGNGRCELQDAAISEGVDHPRYGVFDERDQYEPIDDTSSFIQIDRNKCILCNRCVDACNDVQVEGVLRIEGHGEDTRIGFQSDAETMHDSECVSCGHCATVCPTGSLTEKGIGGQATLPLPGFTQRNSIGKVIEHEDAETIDDTTAPNRGFEPGDPRAAKGKKGLAKFASAAKRRAGDIAKDYGKKAFLAGEHTAESIAANTMPEGRLFDIADKVSDYRLSKIDTEETTCGFCAVGCRFEMWGKDGDSLGVVPVEDPDDAPANNFSTCVKGKFGHEFANSKQRVTEPMVRNDDGELEPTSWDEALDYVAERFTEIQDEHGIDALGCLASSKGSNEEAYLVQKFARQVLGTKNIDNCARLCHSSTVAALQQTLGYGAMTNRINEDIGEADAYLISGSNTTESHPVLATRIKQNVREGADLVVFDPRKIGIAEHADQYTRTNPGYDVAWLNGLIRYIIENDLHDEDFIDRNTKNFEEVREKVQAFTPEKVEELAGVSPDDLASAAETLAEADSVVFGWAMGMTQQSHGTENLIAMADLALVLGQVGKPGAGLSPFRGQNNVQGGGGDMGTLPGSLPGYQNPADDEVGEKFADAWGERPPEEPGLKVPEMLAEAHAGNLRGMYVVGENPALSEPDIQHAAEALADMEFLVVQDIFMTETADYADVVLPAATSPEKHGTFTNTERRIQRVRPTSEPPGEARQDWEITQALARRLGYDWDYDHPREVMDEINSLAPIYGGVTYDRLESGDQHGLQWPCWDEDHEGTPYLYDYEDGNFNFEDGKARFVPADGGHPGEIPDEEYPLTLTSGRVLYHWHTGQITRRVEGLMSHVGESFVEVHPETAEKLGIADEEYVRVESRRGDIVVKAQVTDRVGPGTLFIPMHFAAGAVNKLTGETFDPTAGIPEYKVSSVRVEVLGPETDETVLRTPDAGGKQIRKRGAGDD, encoded by the coding sequence ATGAGCACAGACAAGTCGATTCCACGAGTTCCCGACCTACACGACCCACAGCCTGAGACACCCGTCACCCGCGAGTTCGAGACCGGAACCGCCAACGACCCCGACGTGGGGACCGACGCGGACGAACCGACATCACTCACCGTCGACGGCGAGCCAGTCACTGTCGACCCGGGCTCGACCATCATCGACGCCTTACAGGACCTCGACGACGACATCGTCAGCGTCGACCCCGGCGCGGAGGGCGTCGAAGACGACGCCGACGTGCCGGCACTGTGTTACTACGACCGCGACGGGGACTGCAGCGACGAGGTCGGCCCGCGAAGCGAGTGTCGCACCTGCATGGTCGAGACCGAGCAACACGGTCTCGTCCCGTCGTGTTCGTTCCCTGCTGAAGACGGTCTCACCGTTTCAACGGACACTCCCGACGCCGAAGAAGCCCGCAGTGTCAACCTCGACCTCGTGCTGTCGAACCACAACCTCCGGTGTACCACCTGCAACGGCAACGGCCGCTGTGAACTGCAGGACGCCGCCATCAGCGAGGGCGTCGACCATCCCCGCTACGGTGTCTTCGACGAGCGCGACCAGTACGAACCCATCGACGACACCTCCTCGTTCATCCAGATTGACCGCAACAAGTGTATCCTCTGTAACCGCTGTGTGGACGCCTGCAACGACGTGCAAGTCGAGGGCGTCCTTCGCATCGAAGGCCACGGCGAGGACACCCGTATCGGCTTCCAGTCCGACGCCGAGACGATGCACGACTCGGAGTGTGTCTCCTGTGGCCACTGCGCGACGGTGTGTCCGACTGGCTCGCTCACCGAGAAGGGAATCGGCGGCCAAGCGACGCTTCCACTGCCGGGCTTCACTCAGCGAAACTCCATCGGGAAGGTCATCGAACACGAGGACGCCGAAACTATCGACGACACCACCGCCCCGAACCGCGGGTTCGAACCCGGCGACCCGAGAGCGGCGAAAGGGAAGAAAGGCCTCGCCAAGTTCGCGTCAGCGGCGAAACGCCGGGCCGGCGACATCGCCAAGGACTACGGTAAGAAGGCGTTCCTCGCCGGCGAACACACCGCCGAGAGCATCGCGGCGAACACAATGCCAGAGGGTCGACTGTTCGACATCGCCGACAAGGTCAGCGACTACCGCCTCTCGAAAATCGACACGGAAGAGACCACCTGCGGGTTCTGTGCTGTCGGCTGCCGGTTCGAGATGTGGGGCAAAGACGGCGACTCGCTCGGCGTCGTCCCAGTTGAGGACCCCGACGACGCGCCCGCGAACAACTTCTCGACCTGCGTGAAAGGGAAGTTCGGCCACGAGTTCGCCAACAGCAAACAGCGGGTCACCGAACCGATGGTCCGCAACGACGACGGGGAACTCGAACCCACAAGCTGGGACGAGGCACTCGACTACGTGGCCGAACGCTTCACCGAGATTCAGGACGAGCACGGCATCGACGCGCTGGGCTGTCTCGCCTCCTCGAAAGGGAGCAACGAGGAGGCTTACCTCGTCCAGAAGTTCGCCCGGCAGGTGCTGGGGACGAAGAACATCGACAACTGCGCCCGGCTCTGTCACTCCTCGACCGTCGCAGCGCTCCAGCAGACGCTCGGCTACGGCGCGATGACCAACCGCATCAACGAGGACATCGGGGAAGCCGACGCCTACCTCATCAGCGGTTCCAACACCACGGAATCGCATCCGGTGCTCGCCACGCGCATCAAGCAGAACGTCCGCGAGGGAGCCGACCTCGTCGTGTTCGACCCGCGGAAAATCGGCATCGCCGAGCACGCCGACCAGTACACCCGGACCAACCCCGGCTACGACGTGGCTTGGCTCAACGGCTTGATTCGGTACATCATCGAAAACGACCTCCACGACGAGGACTTCATCGATCGCAACACGAAGAACTTCGAGGAAGTCAGAGAGAAAGTCCAAGCGTTCACGCCCGAGAAGGTCGAGGAGCTGGCGGGCGTGTCGCCGGATGACCTCGCTTCGGCGGCCGAGACCCTCGCCGAAGCCGACAGCGTCGTGTTCGGCTGGGCGATGGGAATGACCCAGCAGAGCCACGGGACGGAGAACCTCATCGCGATGGCCGACCTCGCACTCGTCTTGGGTCAAGTCGGCAAGCCCGGCGCCGGCCTGTCGCCGTTCCGCGGCCAGAACAACGTCCAAGGCGGCGGTGGCGACATGGGAACCCTGCCCGGAAGTCTCCCGGGCTATCAGAACCCGGCAGACGACGAGGTCGGTGAGAAGTTCGCGGACGCCTGGGGCGAGCGGCCCCCCGAAGAGCCCGGCCTCAAAGTGCCGGAGATGCTCGCCGAGGCCCACGCGGGGAACCTCCGCGGGATGTACGTCGTCGGCGAGAACCCGGCGCTCTCCGAGCCCGACATCCAGCACGCTGCCGAGGCGCTGGCAGACATGGAGTTCCTCGTAGTGCAGGACATCTTCATGACCGAGACGGCAGACTACGCCGACGTGGTGCTGCCCGCTGCCACGTCGCCGGAGAAACACGGTACTTTCACGAACACCGAGCGGCGCATTCAGCGGGTCCGGCCCACGTCGGAGCCGCCGGGCGAGGCCCGCCAAGACTGGGAGATAACGCAAGCGCTGGCCCGGCGGCTGGGCTACGACTGGGACTACGATCACCCGCGGGAGGTCATGGACGAGATCAATTCCCTTGCGCCCATCTACGGCGGCGTCACGTACGACCGCCTCGAATCCGGTGACCAGCACGGCCTGCAGTGGCCTTGCTGGGACGAGGACCACGAGGGCACGCCGTACCTGTACGACTACGAGGACGGGAATTTCAATTTCGAGGACGGAAAGGCCCGCTTCGTCCCCGCCGACGGCGGCCACCCCGGCGAGATTCCGGACGAAGAGTACCCGCTGACGCTCACGTCCGGGCGCGTGCTGTATCACTGGCACACGGGCCAGATTACCCGCCGCGTCGAGGGGCTGATGAGCCACGTCGGCGAGAGCTTCGTCGAGGTGCATCCCGAGACGGCCGAGAAGCTCGGCATCGCCGATGAGGAGTACGTTCGGGTCGAGTCCCGACGGGGCGACATCGTCGTCAAGGCACAGGTCACGGACCGGGTCGGCCCGGGGACGCTGTTCATTCCGATGCACTTCGCCGCCGGTGCGGTCAACAAACTCACCGGCGAAACGTTCGACCCGACCGCCGGCATCCCCGAGTACAAAGTGTCGAGCGTCCGCGTGGAAGTGCTGGGCCCGGAAACGGACGAGACAGTACTGCGGACGCCCGACGCTGGTGGGAAACAGATCCGGAAGCGAGGCGCTGGCGACGACTGA
- a CDS encoding creatininase family protein — MDLQTETWTDMADVETNLALLPVGSTEQHGPHAPLGTDTLDAEAIAERGAERYDDPVVVAPAVPVGVAEEHRAFTGTLWTSESTFRSYVRDIVRSLASHGWDHVVLVNGHGGNIDALREVSGNITRHDEAFTVPFTWFNAVGDHSADMGHGGPLETSVLQRTNPETVHEDRLDEAADGGSDGWGEWQSGVNLAFDSDEFTENGVVGDPREGSAERGETLLELATESLLDLLDEIADRPVGPRD; from the coding sequence ATGGATCTGCAGACGGAGACGTGGACCGATATGGCGGACGTCGAGACGAATCTGGCCCTTCTCCCCGTCGGGAGTACGGAGCAACACGGCCCACACGCACCGCTCGGGACGGACACGCTCGACGCCGAAGCTATCGCCGAACGCGGTGCCGAGCGCTACGACGACCCCGTTGTCGTCGCACCGGCAGTTCCCGTTGGCGTCGCCGAGGAACATCGAGCGTTTACCGGCACGCTGTGGACCTCCGAGTCGACGTTCCGGTCCTACGTCCGGGACATCGTCCGGAGCCTCGCGAGCCACGGCTGGGACCACGTGGTACTGGTCAACGGCCACGGCGGCAACATCGACGCACTGCGAGAAGTATCCGGAAATATAACCCGCCACGACGAGGCCTTTACCGTCCCGTTTACGTGGTTCAACGCGGTCGGTGACCACAGCGCTGATATGGGCCATGGCGGGCCGCTTGAGACCTCGGTGCTCCAGCGGACGAATCCAGAGACAGTCCACGAGGACCGACTCGACGAGGCCGCAGACGGCGGCAGCGACGGCTGGGGAGAGTGGCAAAGCGGCGTCAACCTCGCGTTTGACTCCGACGAGTTCACGGAGAACGGCGTCGTCGGCGACCCTCGCGAGGGAAGCGCCGAACGCGGCGAGACGCTGCTGGAACTGGCGACCGAGTCGCTTCTCGACCTTCTTGATGAAATCGCGGATCGGCCGGTCGGACCGCGGGACTGA
- a CDS encoding type II CAAX prenyl endopeptidase Rce1 family protein: MLRPDIGLPRFSGGPLVPVVTYLLVIVVLSGLVTISAGASPPPVLGMIWGVFLVALTIGVLRIETGSLRPLLPPVRTLVPVIGVVTAFWGLYNLVAVALAMGGISGFEASLSRTASHPLLYLAALFSSLLFTAIPEELLFRTYLQQKFTRLAGGATRRAALSGIGLVALLFALFHLPRWFLASGHGVGSALAVRLLGLTLMGLAYGCVYALTGNLWLVALFHASMNHPPIIVSVSIPSELHLVASVIEYAAIVSLVSLTVRLGDSDETPLIWSQRTISASTGD; this comes from the coding sequence ATGTTGCGCCCTGACATTGGCCTGCCGAGATTCAGCGGCGGGCCGCTGGTTCCCGTTGTAACGTACCTCTTGGTGATTGTCGTGCTCTCCGGACTGGTGACCATCTCCGCCGGCGCGTCGCCGCCGCCCGTCTTGGGAATGATCTGGGGTGTCTTCCTTGTTGCACTCACGATTGGTGTGCTCAGAATCGAGACCGGCTCACTGCGCCCTCTGCTCCCGCCTGTTCGCACACTGGTACCCGTGATTGGGGTGGTCACCGCGTTCTGGGGGCTGTACAACCTTGTTGCGGTCGCCCTCGCAATGGGTGGCATCTCCGGGTTCGAGGCCTCGCTGTCGAGAACTGCGTCCCACCCGCTGCTGTATCTTGCGGCGCTTTTCAGTTCGCTTCTGTTCACTGCGATCCCGGAAGAACTCCTCTTTCGCACGTACCTGCAGCAGAAATTCACGAGGCTGGCCGGTGGTGCGACTCGGCGTGCAGCGCTGTCTGGCATCGGTCTCGTCGCACTCTTGTTCGCCCTGTTTCACCTCCCGCGGTGGTTTCTCGCATCGGGGCACGGTGTCGGGTCCGCGCTTGCAGTCAGACTCCTCGGGCTGACACTGATGGGACTCGCCTACGGGTGCGTATATGCACTGACGGGCAACCTCTGGCTCGTCGCCCTGTTCCATGCGTCGATGAACCACCCGCCGATCATCGTCTCGGTGAGCATCCCGTCCGAGCTACATCTGGTGGCCAGCGTGATCGAGTACGCCGCCATCGTCTCGCTGGTCTCCCTCACTGTTCGGCTAGGAGACTCTGACGAGACACCGCTTATTTGGTCACAGCGGACGATCTCCGCCTCGACCGGGGACTGA
- a CDS encoding S8 family serine peptidase: MRDRTVLLLAVVAIVSLTGSIATLAVTESADSRLDQTDDTSVSVSDGATGRFARLHAAGVTGSNVSVGIVDPTGFDTESKTIAGQVAETRGFGVGPVHNTRETHGTATAAVVSRTAPDADLYLARVDSVDSYRQAVEWLVREDIDVIVAPVSFYGQPGDGTGPVARSATQATESGSVFVAPAGNLAQSHWSGQYTSEVVQNRTVAFTSESRENYIRGGTEITVWLSWDRDHAGEEYTVELYRTNGTDARLVARSQPYRGDDVPNERIVADVRPGDYYLVVRGPASPTGARLRLVSPTHDLQHTTTRNSIVAPGTAREVITVGAYNSRVDQLEPFSSRGPTVDNRVGVDIVAPDRQFADAAPDGFVGSSAAVPYVGGTAALLLDANDSLSPHETERLLERTTRDVGQSGLDNGTGHGTVNPVRAVRTAQNRTDG, from the coding sequence GTGCGTGATCGGACCGTATTGTTACTGGCCGTCGTCGCAATCGTCTCACTCACTGGTAGCATCGCGACGCTCGCAGTGACAGAGTCGGCAGACTCCCGCCTCGATCAGACCGATGACACATCAGTATCGGTGTCGGACGGAGCAACCGGCCGGTTCGCACGTCTCCACGCAGCCGGCGTCACAGGTTCAAACGTCTCGGTCGGCATCGTCGATCCGACCGGATTCGACACGGAGTCGAAAACGATTGCCGGGCAGGTCGCCGAAACGCGGGGCTTCGGTGTTGGGCCCGTACACAATACCCGCGAGACACACGGAACCGCGACGGCCGCCGTCGTGTCACGGACCGCACCGGACGCAGACCTGTATCTCGCCCGGGTCGACAGCGTCGACAGTTATCGACAGGCAGTTGAGTGGCTTGTTCGAGAGGACATCGACGTGATTGTCGCCCCCGTTTCCTTCTACGGGCAGCCGGGCGATGGAACCGGACCAGTCGCTCGGAGCGCGACACAAGCGACGGAGAGTGGCTCAGTGTTCGTTGCCCCAGCCGGTAATCTCGCGCAATCCCACTGGTCAGGACAGTACACATCCGAAGTCGTCCAGAATCGGACAGTCGCGTTTACCAGCGAGAGCCGAGAGAATTACATCCGGGGCGGGACCGAAATCACGGTCTGGCTCTCGTGGGACAGAGACCACGCGGGCGAGGAGTACACAGTCGAACTGTATCGGACGAACGGAACCGACGCCCGCCTCGTCGCCCGCTCACAGCCCTACCGCGGCGACGATGTGCCAAACGAGCGTATCGTTGCCGACGTCAGACCCGGCGACTACTACCTCGTCGTTCGAGGCCCAGCATCGCCGACTGGCGCACGACTCCGACTCGTGTCACCGACGCACGACCTCCAGCACACGACGACTCGGAACAGCATTGTCGCCCCGGGCACGGCCCGAGAAGTCATCACTGTCGGGGCATACAACAGCCGTGTCGACCAGCTCGAACCGTTCAGTTCACGAGGCCCGACAGTCGATAATCGGGTCGGCGTCGACATCGTGGCACCTGACAGACAGTTCGCCGACGCCGCACCAGACGGTTTCGTCGGCTCTTCGGCCGCAGTCCCATACGTCGGTGGCACCGCGGCCCTACTACTGGACGCAAACGATTCGCTGTCTCCCCACGAAACCGAACGCCTGCTGGAACGGACCACGAGAGACGTGGGACAGTCGGGGCTCGACAACGGGACCGGCCACGGGACGGTCAACCCGGTCCGTGCGGTCCGGACTGCACAGAACCGTACCGATGGTTAA
- a CDS encoding helix-turn-helix domain-containing protein yields the protein MSSLIETIQERTGTTDESPRVLDVSGTETDDVLDALASDTSRSLFRTLYDEPGTPSEIADRCDTSVQNVHYHVSNLKDAELIEPVETVYSSKGNEMTVYGPASDPIVLVGDHDLAPRIQQSMANVVSGLGLIGFASLFVQWGAERLADSPAGGGVLAPASPQTGPISGTSTLAWFVFEVVEPGVLFFCLCLTVLGIAALLADQ from the coding sequence ATGTCGAGCCTCATCGAAACGATACAGGAGCGGACCGGGACAACAGACGAATCACCGCGGGTACTCGATGTTTCGGGGACTGAAACCGACGACGTGCTCGACGCGCTCGCGTCGGACACCAGTCGGTCGCTGTTCCGCACGCTCTACGACGAGCCGGGCACCCCGTCCGAGATAGCGGACCGGTGTGACACGTCGGTCCAGAACGTCCACTACCACGTCTCGAATCTCAAAGACGCAGAGCTTATCGAGCCGGTCGAAACGGTCTACTCCTCGAAAGGCAACGAGATGACCGTGTACGGTCCCGCCAGCGATCCGATCGTTCTAGTTGGCGACCATGACTTAGCGCCGCGCATCCAGCAATCGATGGCCAACGTTGTCTCGGGGCTGGGGCTGATCGGCTTTGCGAGTCTCTTCGTTCAATGGGGTGCAGAAAGACTAGCGGACTCACCCGCTGGCGGCGGGGTCTTGGCTCCAGCGAGTCCGCAGACAGGGCCGATCAGTGGAACCAGTACACTCGCGTGGTTCGTTTTCGAAGTCGTCGAGCCGGGCGTGTTGTTTTTCTGTCTCTGTCTCACCGTTCTGGGTATCGCTGCGTTGCTGGCCGATCAGTGA
- a CDS encoding BGTF surface domain-containing protein, with product MSVRSVALAAVLIAAAAAGPGLAAAEQQATVSEDSLPLHADEQQVVTGETALEPGTEMTVQVKSADASNPFLYQRQVSVQPNGTFVAQFDLDSVPANTSYELSAHVDGDTLFERTETIAQCDGDCTDTVPETETPKQADSDENVVTVSQGETAEIPVSMADGGKKTLSVGSEAVNYQINATVSDDDNDGEVLVLFDTAAAGMDSETLSVADDGDSVSVTAPEPDLPSTLAPAAYTYRLFDGQTTDGTPTVGTLVIEANGTANEEFEVEETDDFGFEETVSQIKQGDTGRIPIVLATADAATVSIGSPDTNYEINATVRDGNGDSRVVLLFDTTAAGHDEPTLETAADADAVAVESGSEVALDSQLAAANYDMSLFRGTETAGQPDAIETLVIVDSNTTSADAASDGVDSVTGETPATQQSQNSDFGIGAGALAVGGVLAIAGVGICLRSIMN from the coding sequence GTGAGCGTTCGGTCGGTAGCACTGGCCGCGGTGCTTATCGCCGCAGCGGCGGCGGGTCCGGGACTGGCCGCCGCTGAGCAGCAAGCTACGGTCTCAGAGGACAGCCTTCCGCTGCACGCCGATGAACAACAGGTGGTCACTGGAGAGACCGCGTTGGAACCCGGAACTGAGATGACCGTTCAGGTCAAGTCGGCCGATGCGTCGAACCCGTTCCTTTACCAACGTCAGGTCAGCGTGCAACCCAATGGGACATTCGTCGCCCAGTTCGATCTGGATAGCGTGCCAGCGAACACGTCCTATGAACTGTCTGCTCATGTCGACGGCGACACGCTGTTTGAACGGACTGAGACCATCGCCCAGTGTGACGGCGACTGTACTGATACGGTCCCGGAAACAGAGACCCCGAAACAGGCTGACAGCGACGAAAACGTCGTCACCGTCTCTCAGGGCGAGACCGCTGAAATTCCGGTGTCGATGGCTGACGGCGGGAAGAAAACCCTGTCCGTCGGTAGCGAGGCGGTCAATTACCAGATCAACGCGACCGTCAGTGACGACGACAATGACGGTGAGGTGCTGGTTCTGTTCGACACTGCGGCTGCCGGCATGGATTCGGAGACACTCAGTGTTGCGGACGACGGTGACTCCGTGAGCGTGACTGCGCCAGAGCCGGACCTCCCCTCGACGCTTGCCCCTGCCGCGTACACCTACCGTCTGTTCGACGGCCAGACAACGGATGGCACGCCGACTGTTGGAACCCTCGTCATCGAAGCAAACGGGACGGCAAACGAGGAGTTCGAGGTCGAGGAGACGGATGACTTCGGTTTCGAGGAGACGGTGTCCCAAATCAAACAGGGCGACACTGGCCGGATTCCCATCGTTCTCGCAACTGCTGACGCAGCCACTGTTTCTATCGGGAGCCCGGACACCAACTACGAGATCAATGCGACCGTTCGCGACGGGAACGGCGATTCCCGTGTCGTTCTCCTGTTTGACACCACGGCAGCTGGACACGACGAACCCACACTCGAAACTGCGGCGGATGCCGACGCTGTGGCAGTCGAATCCGGTTCGGAAGTCGCGCTGGATTCGCAACTCGCTGCGGCCAACTACGACATGTCGCTGTTTCGTGGGACTGAAACGGCTGGTCAGCCCGATGCAATCGAAACACTAGTCATTGTCGACAGCAACACCACGTCCGCGGACGCGGCTTCAGATGGTGTCGATTCAGTTACCGGCGAAACGCCAGCCACACAGCAGTCACAGAACAGTGACTTCGGCATCGGTGCTGGCGCTCTCGCCGTCGGCGGCGTCCTCGCTATCGCTGGTGTGGGGATCTGCTTGCGATCTATCATGAACTGA
- a CDS encoding PRC-barrel domain-containing protein: protein MRTVLANQLSNVRVVSTDGREVGTLQNITLDTTTGELQTIVINSDVPEIFGVERDHDGDIRLPASLIESMRDHLTIQPPAEQSVADSDTVDS from the coding sequence ATGCGAACGGTCCTCGCAAACCAGCTCTCCAACGTCCGGGTCGTGAGTACCGATGGCCGCGAAGTCGGCACACTGCAAAACATTACGCTCGATACAACTACAGGAGAACTTCAGACGATTGTCATCAACAGCGACGTTCCAGAGATATTCGGCGTTGAACGGGATCACGACGGCGACATTCGATTGCCGGCGTCCCTCATCGAATCGATGCGGGATCACCTGACCATTCAGCCGCCTGCAGAACAGAGTGTCGCAGATAGCGATACCGTGGACTCATAG
- a CDS encoding TetR/AcrR family transcriptional regulator → MAGPSDRSFSDQTEEIMQATYRALREHGYADLTIQRIADEYGKSTAAVHYYYDTKDDLLAAFLDYLLERFVDSIHDVETTDPEARLDLLLDELLVKPQENPDLSVALLEMRSQAPYKEAFSDRFRQNDEYIRYMLKAVINHGIDEGVFNDVDAGHVTRSLLTIIDGARTRAVMLDDTGELETARQTASEYADAMLR, encoded by the coding sequence ATGGCTGGACCATCGGACCGTTCCTTCTCGGACCAGACCGAGGAGATAATGCAAGCGACCTACCGGGCGTTGCGTGAGCACGGGTACGCTGATCTCACGATACAACGGATCGCAGACGAGTACGGCAAATCGACGGCTGCAGTGCACTACTATTACGACACGAAAGACGACCTTCTTGCGGCCTTTCTCGATTATCTGCTGGAGCGGTTCGTCGATTCGATTCACGACGTCGAGACAACGGACCCCGAAGCACGACTGGACCTCTTGCTCGATGAACTGCTCGTTAAACCTCAGGAAAACCCAGATCTCTCGGTTGCGCTGCTTGAGATGCGGAGTCAAGCACCGTATAAGGAAGCGTTCAGCGACCGGTTCCGCCAGAACGATGAGTACATCCGCTATATGCTCAAGGCGGTCATCAATCACGGCATCGACGAGGGTGTGTTCAACGATGTCGATGCAGGTCACGTTACCCGTTCGTTGCTGACGATCATCGACGGTGCCCGGACCCGGGCCGTGATGCTAGACGACACCGGGGAACTCGAAACGGCCCGACAGACGGCGAGTGAGTACGCCGACGCGATGTTACGGTGA